From Tachyglossus aculeatus isolate mTacAcu1 chromosome 12 unlocalized genomic scaffold, mTacAcu1.pri SUPER_6_unloc_1, whole genome shotgun sequence, the proteins below share one genomic window:
- the GJD2 gene encoding gap junction delta-2 protein translates to MGEWTILERLLEAAVQQHSTMIGRILLTVVVIFRILIVAIVGETVYDDEQAMFVCNTLQPGCNQACYDRAFPISHIRYWVFQIILVCTPSLCFITYSVHQAAKQRERRCSAVPPAPEREPPDGPDGPDGDAPKKRPALNGVLQPAGPEAKEPAAGPPGPRGPRPAGRPKLRRPEGSISRFYVIQVFFRNALELGFLLGQYLLFGFRVPRLVECDRYPCVKEVECYVSRPTEKSVFLVFMFAVSGVCVLLNLAELNHLGWRKIRLAVRGARAKRKSLSDIRARDLPRPSLPAFGRTQSGDSAYV, encoded by the exons ATGGGAGAATGGACCATCCTGGAGCGGCTGCTGGAGGCGGCGGTGCAGCAGCACTCGACTATGATCGGGAG gatCCTGCTGACGGTGGTGGTCATCTTCCGCATCCTGATCGTGGCCATCGTGGGCGAGACGGTGTACGATGACGAGCAGGCCATGTTCGTGTGCAACACGCTGCAGCCGGGCTGCAACCAGGCCTGCTACGACCGCGCCTTCCCCATCTCGCACATCCGCTACTGGGTGTTCCAGATCATCCTGGTGTGCACGCCCAGCCTCTGCTTCATCACCTACTCGGTGCACCAGGCGGCCAAGCAGCGCGAGCGCCGCTGCTCCGCCGTGCCGCCGGCCCCGGAGCGGGAGCCCCCCGACGGGCCCGACGGGCCCGACGGCGACGCCCCCAAGAAGCGCCCGGCGCTCAACGGCGTCCTGCAGCCCGCCGGGCCCGAGGCCAAGGAGCCGGCGGcggggcccccgggcccccgagGCCCgcgcccggccggccggcccaagCTGCGGCGGCCGGAGGGCAGCATCTCCCGCTTCTACGTCATCCAGGTGTTCTTCCGCAACGCGCTGGAGCTGGGCTTCCTGCTGGGCCAGTACCTGCTGTTCGGTTTCCGCGTGCCGCGCCTGGTCGAGTGCGACCGCTACCCCTGCGTCAAGGAGGTGGAGTGCTACGTGTCGCGCCCCACCGAGAAGAGCGTCTTCCTGGTCTTCATGTTCGCCGTCAGCGGCGTCTGCGTCCTGCTCAACCTGGCCGAGCTCAACCACCTGGGCTGGCGGAAGATCCGCCTGGCCGTGCGGGGCGCCCGGGCCAAGCGCAAGTCCCTCTCCGACATCCGCGCCCGGGACCTGCCCCGGCCCAGCCTGCCCGCCTTCGGACGGACGCAGTCCGGAGACTCGGCCTACGTCtga